A segment of the Terriglobales bacterium genome:
ACCGCCGGCTGGCCGAGATCGAAGAGCGGCTGGCCAAGCTGGACGGCGAGATCGGGGCGCTGCGCACGGCCGCCGAGGCGGATGCTCGCGCCGAAGAGGAGCGCCTGCGCGCCCAGGCCGAGGCCGACAAGCGCAAGATCGTGCAGGGGGCGGAGCAGGAGATCGAGGCCGCCGCCGGCCTGGCGCGGCGCGGCCTGAAGGCCTTCGCCGCCGACCTGGCGGTGGCCCTGGCGGAGAAGAAGATCAAGGTCGATCCCGAGACCGACAAGGCGCTGGTCCGCGACTTTGCCGGCCAGATCAAGGAAGGCAAGTAGGCCATGGCCGCCGTCAACAGCCGCTACGCCCGCGCCTTCGCCGAGGTGGTGCTGGAGCAGAAGCTCGATCCCGGCAAGACGGTGGAGCAGGTGCGAACCCTGGTGGAGCTGTTCGCCGCCAGCCCGGAGCTGCGGGCGGTGTGGGAGAACCCGGCCGTGCCCGCCGAGCAGAAGCATGCCGTGCTGGACGCCATCGGGAAGCGCGCGGGCGTGGGCCGGCAGGTGCGCAACTTCGTCGCTGTGCTCATCGACCGCGGACGCATCCCCGCGCTGCCCCAGATCGCGCGCCAGTTCGAGGCGGAGCTGGACCGGGCGCTGGGCTTCGTGGAGGCGCAGGTCTCCTCCGCGCGCGACCTGGCCGACGAGGAAAAGCGCGCCTTGGAGTCCCAGATCGCCCGGGTCACGGGGCGCAAGGTGCGCGCCCGCTACCTGCGCGACGCGGCGTTGCTGGGCGGCGCCGTCATTCGAGTAGGCAGCACCATCTACGACGGCTCGGTGAAGGGACAGTTGCGCAGACTGAAAGAGGAGCTCAGCGCTTAGCACTTGGCATTTAGCGCTGGGCCCGTGTGCACTTCGGCAGGGGCTAAGAGCTAAAAGCTAAGAGCTAGAAGCTAGTAGCTAAAGGCTGGTTATGGCGCAGATCAAAGCTGACGAAATCACCAAGCTCATCAAAGAGCAGATCGAGAACTACGAGACCCGCATCGCGGTGGACGAGGTGGGAACGGTCATCTCCCTGGGCGACGGCATCGCCCGCCTGCACGGTCTGGACAAGGTCATGGCCGGGGAGCTGCTCTCCTTCCCCCACGACGTGGCCGGCATCGCCATGAACCTGGAGGAAGACCAGGTGGGCTGCGTGCTGCTGGGCGAGTACACCGAGATCAAGGAAGGCGACCAGGTCAAGCGCACCGGGCGCATCATGAGCGTGCCCGTGGGCGAGGCCCTGGTGGGCCGCGTGGTCAACTCTCTGGGCCAGCCCATTGACGATAAGGGTCCCATCGCCGCCAAGCAGTACATCCCGCTGGAGCGGCTGGCGCCGGGGGTGATCGACCGCCGCCCGGTGCGCGAGCCCATGGCCACCGGGCTGAAGGCGGTCGACAGCATGATCCCCATCGGCCGCGGCCAGCGCGAGCTCATCATCGGCGACCGCCAGACCGGCAAGACCGCCCTGGCCATCGACACCATCATCAACAACAAGGGCAACGACCTGATCTGCGTCTACTGCGCCATCGGCCAGAAGCGCTCCTCGGTGGCCCAGGTGGTGAAGATCCTCAGCGACTATGGCGCCATGGACTACACCATCGTGGTGGTGGCCTCGGCGTCGGAGCCCGCTCCCATGCAGTACATCGCGCCCTACGCCGCCTGCGCCATGGGCGAGTACTTCCGCGACTCCAAGCGCCACGCCCTGTGCGTCTACGACGACCTGTCGAAGCACGCGGCCTCCTACCGCGAGATCTCGCTGCTGCTGCGGCGGCCGCCGGGGCGCGAGGCCTATCCCGGCGACGTCTTCTACCTGCACTCGCGGCTGCTGGAGCGCGCCGCCAAGCTCAGCGACAAGAACGGCGGCGGCTCCCTCACCGCTCTGCCCATCATCGAGACCCAGGCGGGCGACGTCTCCGCCTACATCCCCACCAACGTCATCTCCATCACCGACGGCCAGATCTACCTGGAGACCGACCTGTTCAACTCGGGGGTGCGCCCGGCGGTGAACGTGGGCCTGTCGGTGAGCCGCGTGGGCGGCAGCGCCCAGATCAAGGCCATGCGCCAGGTGGCCGGCACCCTGAAGCTGGAGCTGGCCCAGTACCGCGAGCTGGCCGCCTTCGCCCAGTTCGGCAGCGACCTGGACAAGGCCACGCAGGCGCAATTGGCCCGCGGCCAGCGCCTGGTGGAGATCCTGAAGCAGGGCCAGTACGCGCCCCTGCCCTTCTCCAAGCAGATCCTCATCATCTATGCCGGCACCAACGGCTTCCTCGATGACCTGGCGGTGGAAGAGGTGCGCGAGTTCGAGCAGCAGCTCTACCAGTACGCCGACACCATGAACCCCGGCCTGCTGAAGGCCATCATGGAGAAGAAGACCCTGGACGACGCGCTCAAGGCCGACGTGCACAAGCTGGTGGAGGAGGCCAAGCAGCGTTTCGTCAGCGAGCGCCAGGCCAC
Coding sequences within it:
- the atpH gene encoding ATP synthase F1 subunit delta; the protein is MAAVNSRYARAFAEVVLEQKLDPGKTVEQVRTLVELFAASPELRAVWENPAVPAEQKHAVLDAIGKRAGVGRQVRNFVAVLIDRGRIPALPQIARQFEAELDRALGFVEAQVSSARDLADEEKRALESQIARVTGRKVRARYLRDAALLGGAVIRVGSTIYDGSVKGQLRRLKEELSA
- the atpA gene encoding F0F1 ATP synthase subunit alpha is translated as MAQIKADEITKLIKEQIENYETRIAVDEVGTVISLGDGIARLHGLDKVMAGELLSFPHDVAGIAMNLEEDQVGCVLLGEYTEIKEGDQVKRTGRIMSVPVGEALVGRVVNSLGQPIDDKGPIAAKQYIPLERLAPGVIDRRPVREPMATGLKAVDSMIPIGRGQRELIIGDRQTGKTALAIDTIINNKGNDLICVYCAIGQKRSSVAQVVKILSDYGAMDYTIVVVASASEPAPMQYIAPYAACAMGEYFRDSKRHALCVYDDLSKHAASYREISLLLRRPPGREAYPGDVFYLHSRLLERAAKLSDKNGGGSLTALPIIETQAGDVSAYIPTNVISITDGQIYLETDLFNSGVRPAVNVGLSVSRVGGSAQIKAMRQVAGTLKLELAQYRELAAFAQFGSDLDKATQAQLARGQRLVEILKQGQYAPLPFSKQILIIYAGTNGFLDDLAVEEVREFEQQLYQYADTMNPGLLKAIMEKKTLDDALKADVHKLVEEAKQRFVSERQATAAK